From the genome of Paracidovorax avenae:
CAGCTGCTCTCCCAGGGGCGTCTGGATGGTGACGCGGCGTGTCATCTTGGTTACGAGGGACACGGCCGGACCGCGCCCGAGGGTTAGAGACGGTCGCGATGATAGGTGGGAGGCTTATCGATTGGATAGCTTTTTGGAAATGTAATTTTGTATCGAAAAGTTATATAGCGGCCTGCACCCGCGCTGGTCACTCGGGTTGTTCCGAGGCCACCGCGCCGTAGCGGATCAGGAAATCCTGGGCGGGCATGGGCCGCGCGAACAGGTAGCCCTGGTAGAGGTCGCAGCCGTGCCGGTCCAGGAAATCGCGCTGTTCCTGGGTTTCCACGCCTTCGGCGATGACCTCCAGGTCGAGGTTGCGGGCCATGCCGATGATGGTCTGCACGATCACGTCGTCCGTGGGCCGCTTGCCCAGGTTGCGCACGAAGGACTGGTCGATCTTCAGCTGGTGCAGCGGCAGGCGGGTGAGGTAGGCCAGCGACGAGTAGCCCGTGCCGAAATCGTCCACCGAGAAGCGCACGCCCTTGGTGCGCAGCAGGTGCATCTTGGCGACGGAATCGTCCACGTTGTCGAGCACCAGGGATTCCGTCAGCTCCAGCTCCAGCAGGTGGGGTTTCACGCCCGCATGCTGCAGGGCCTCGACCACGCTGGCGACGAAGTCCGGATGGCGGAACTGCCGTGCGCTGACGTTCACCGCGATGTGCAGGTTCGAGAGCCGGGGGTCGCTGCTCCAGGCCGCGAGCTGCGCGCAGGCCGTGCGCAGCACCCACTGGCCGATGGGCACGATGAGCTCGCTCTCCTCGGCCACGGCGATGAATTCGCCCGGGGCGATCAGCCCCCGCTCGGGATGCTTCCAGCGCAGCAGCCCTTCGGCCCCGATCACCTCCCCTTTGCGGGAGACCTGCGGCTGGTAATACAGCACGAATTCCTGCGCGGCGATGGCGGCCTGCAGGTCGGCTTCGAGCCGCGCGCGCTGGCTGATGACGACCTGCATCTGCGGATCGAAGAAGCACAGCGCATTGCCGCGCCGCGCCTTGACCTGGTACATGGCGATGTCCGCCTGCTTGAGCAGGTCGGCCGCGGTCTGGCGCTGGTCACCGAAGATGGCGGCGCCGACGCTGCAGGTGTTCTGGTGCACCTGCAGCTGCAGGTGGTAGGGCTGGGCCACGGCATGCAGGATCTTTTCGCCGATGCGCCGCGCGATCGACGCGGCCTCCTGCCGGTCGTGCGAGAGATCGCCCATCATCACCACGAACTCGTCGCCGCCCAGGCGCGCCACGGTGTCCGCCGGGCGCGCGCAGACCCGCAGGCGCAGCGCCACCTGCTGCAGCAGCAAGTCACCCATCTCGTGGCCCTGTGTGTCGTTGAGGGTCTTGAACTGGTCCAGGTCCAGGAAGAGCAGCGCGCCGAACTGGTGCGACCGCTGCGCGGTGGCCAGGGCCTGGTGCAGCCGGTCGAGCAGCAGCCGCCGGTTGGGCAGCCCCGTGAGCGGATCGTAGAAGGCGAGGTTCTCGATCTCCGCGCTGGCCCGGCGCATGTCCGTCACGTCGTGGTAGGTGATCATGAGCCCGCCCTCGGGCGTGGCGCGCTCGGTGATCTGGATGAAATGGCCGTTGGGCAGCATCTGCTCGTGCGTGCCCCGGGTCTCGCGCTGCAGCAGCAGCCGCTGCTCGACCCACTCGCGGCGCATGGCCTCGTCGGCTTCGGGCAGGTAGTAGCGGGACGTGGCCTCCAGCACGGAGCGGAACGGCAGGCCCACTTCCATCATGGACCGCAGCCACGGGAAGATTTCCTCGTAGCGCTGGTTCCACTGCAGCACGCGGTGGCCGGAATCCAGCAGCACGAAGCCGCTGACCATGGAGCCCAGGGCCTGTTCGAGCGTGGCCTTGGAACGCGCGAGATCGTTGCGCGCACGGCTGATGCGGCGCAGGTAGGCCATGGCGAAGCCGCCCGCCGCCAGCGCGGTGGCGATCAGCAGGGCCGCGACCGCCGCGATGGCATTGCGCTCGGAGCGCCAGCTCGCCAGCGCCGATGCCTCGGGCAGGCTCGCCGTGATCCAGAGGCCCGGGTAGAGGATGGGCCGGGCGACCACCAGGGCGGGCATGCCGGTCAGGCGCGCCGGCTGGTCCCAGGCGCTGGAGGCCGGAGCATCGTCGCCCAGCGGGGACACGCGCGCCCGGCTGCGCGCCTCGCCGCGGCCGGAAGTGCCGATGATCAGCTCGCCCCGGCCGCGTTCCAGGGTGACTTCCAGCCCCGGGATGTCCGCCCCCTGGGCGAGTACCGCGGCGAGCATGCTCACGGGCACCTGCAGCACCGCCAGCAGGCGCTCTCCCTGCTGGGAACGGATGGGCCGCGCCGCGTACAGGATGCGTTCGGAACTGGCGAAGCTGACCGTGAGGGCGCTCAGCAACAGGGTGGGCATGCCCTGGGACATCGCCTCGTCGAAGAACCCGGCCGGAAGTTCCTGGAGCACGCGCGAGCCCATGGCGTCCGACGCGGCCACCACGTTGCGCCGCTGGTCGATCAGCACCACCGAACGCACGAGGATGTTCTGCCGGGAGGCGCTGCGCAGCAGCTTGCCGATGAACTCGGGATCGGTGCGGGGCATGCGCTCGCTCCACAGCTCGATCATGTCGTCGGTGCTGGCCAGCAGGACGTCCAGGCCCAGCAGCGCGCGGTTCAGGGCCGCCTCGGCGCCCGCGGCGAAGCGCGCCACCTGCGTATCGCTCTCGGCCACGGCCACATGCCGCGCATTCACGATCAGCCCCGCGGCAGCCCCCGCGATACCGAGCACGAGCGCCGCGACCGCCGCGGACACGGCCCACTGCAGGCGGACCGACAGCGCCACCATCAGGGAGTCTCCGGTGCGGGAATGCCGCGCACCCGGCCCACGGTGCGGCGCCAGACGGCGGCACAGCCATCGCCGCAGCGGCGCAGCCAGCTGGGCAGCACGGACTCGGAGAGCAGGCGCAGGCGCCGGGCGTCGTCCTCGGGCGACAGGGGCACCACGACCATGGAGCCCTTCTCGCCATGCACGCAGGCCGGTGCCCCGCTGTTGCAGGCCACGCCCTCTTCCGTCTCGGCCTCCGCATCGCGCCAGATGGCATCTTCCAGCCTGGGCAGCTCGCGCATCAGCAGCGCACGCAACTCGGGCGGCATGGCCGCCCATGCCTCGTCATTGGCCCCGAAGAAGGACAGCCCCCAGGTGATGGGCAGCGTGTGCAGGTAGTGGGTCATGCGGTGCAGCCCGAGCGTGTTGCCCGACATGGTCCCGGTGATGGCGCATTCGCTGTCGCCCGCCTGCAGGCTGGGCACGATCTGACCGAAGCCCGTATAGACGGCCACGCCGCCCAGCGAGGCGATGAAGTCCGCCTGCGCCGCGGACGAGACGCGCACGCGGCGTCCCTTGAGGTCCGCCAGCCCGGACAGGGCGCTCTTGCAGAACAGCACCTGCGCGGGATAGACGTACACCGCCAGCATCTCGAAATGGTGGTGCCTGCGCAGTTCGTCCTGCAGGTAGGGCCGGAAGGCCTGCACGGAGGCCCGCAGGTCCGCCAGGGTGGGATTGAGCGCCGGCAGGTCGGCCGCGGTGTACTGCGGGTACTGGGCGGTGAGCGAGCTCATCAGCACCGTGCCCAGCGGCACCACGCCCAGTTCGATCAGGCGCAGCATCTCGATGCCGGGCACGCCCGCGCGGTCGAAGGGGACGATGGAGGCAGTGAAGCGCCCGCCGCTCAGGCGCGGAAGATCCCTGGTCCAGAACGGAGCCTCGCGCCGGGAATACTGCGACAGGGCCCCGAGGTTGCCGACGATCCGCAGCCGGTAAGGCGCCGCCGCGCCGGGCGCGGAGGCCGATGACGCCGGCGGGGAAGCAGGCAGGGCCGGCTCGGCAGGGGCGGCGCCCCCCGGCAGGGCGGCCAGCGCCAGCGCGCAGGACAGCGCCGCCCGCCGTGCCGAAGCGGCAGCAGGCAAGGCACGGATCAGGTGGCAACGGACGAATCCGCCGGTGCGGGGCGCGCGAAGGTTCGCTGCCAAATAGATGTCCTCCCAGTAGCACCGGTTTTTTACCATTTTGGATGCCTTTGACAAATGGCGGGAAATGCTCTCCACCCCTCCTCAGAGGGCATGCTGTGTCATGGATTCCACCTGACAGGATGGTTGGCGACGAATTCTCCCCTGTCACGGTCGAAATCCCAGCGGGTCAGCTGCCTGCCCCCAGGGCCGGTCTCCAGGGTCAGCAGGCTGTTGGGCGCCTGCGCCCGCAGCCGCACCGACACGGCCGTGCCGGCCTGCGCGGCCCGCAGCCCTGGCAATGCCTCGACCAGGCCGGGTGCATGGGCGTGGCCGGACAGCAGCATTTCGGCACCGGCGGCCCGCCAGCGCGACAGCGCCTCGGCCGCACGGTGCGGACGGTGGTCGGCGTCGCCCGGATGCCGCGCCACCAGGGGATGGTGCGTGGCGAGGATGCGCCAGCGGCCGGGCGGAGCGCCGGCCAGCCTCTGTGCCGCCCTGTCGATCTGCTCCGGCGAGAGGCTTCCCCGGCGGTGGCGCCAGGCCCGCGTGGTATCGACCCCCACCACGAAGAACCCGCCAGCATCGCACACCGGCTCCCGGTCGCTCCCCCACCAGCGGGCATAGCGCCGGTAGGCGCCACCGATCCGCTCCCACCAGGCGAACAGGGGCAGGTCGTGGTTGCCGGGCATGACCAGCGTGTGGCGGGCGGGCAACGCAGTGATGAATGCATGGGCGGCCTCGAACTGCGGAACCGTCGCGCGCTGGGTGAGATCGCCCGACACGACCACCACGGACACCGGCAGCGCGCGCGCGAGCGCCTGCACCGCCGCACAGGCACGCGGATCGTGTGCACCGAAATGCAGATCGGACAGGTGCATCAATACGCTCATGGCCGCCTGCTCGGGTTCCGGGGCCTCAGGCAGCCGCCGTGGCCATGCCCGGCACCACGCCCGGCAAGGGCCCCGGCGCCGGTGCATCGGCGTCGCCCGGGTCCGCCACCGGTTCGGGCTCGACGGCGGCGCGCCCGCCCACGCTCTCTCCTTCTTCATCCTTGGCGGTCGCCGTGGGCGCCACGAGCCACAGCGGCCGGTCTTCCACGCGGAATCGCAGCGGCGGCGGCATCCAGGCCCGCTCCCCGTCGAACGCCACCTTGACCTGGGCGGGACGCCAGCTGGCGGGCTCCACGACCATCTCGGAACAGGCCAGGCTGATGACGGCATCGTCGCGGTCCAGGTGGCCGATGGCGGCATGCCACACCGTGCGGGCCGTGGCCCACCGGCCCTGCGGCTTGAGCAGCAAAACCGCGAGGTGGTCCCCCTCGGCGACGTCGCGCGCCTGGGGAATGCCCAGCCGCTCCAGTTGCAGCGGGTTGTTGCCCACGAACAGCGTGGAGGCGAAGAACTCTTCCTGCACC
Proteins encoded in this window:
- a CDS encoding metallophosphoesterase; the protein is MSVLMHLSDLHFGAHDPRACAAVQALARALPVSVVVVSGDLTQRATVPQFEAAHAFITALPARHTLVMPGNHDLPLFAWWERIGGAYRRYARWWGSDREPVCDAGGFFVVGVDTTRAWRHRRGSLSPEQIDRAAQRLAGAPPGRWRILATHHPLVARHPGDADHRPHRAAEALSRWRAAGAEMLLSGHAHAPGLVEALPGLRAAQAGTAVSVRLRAQAPNSLLTLETGPGGRQLTRWDFDRDRGEFVANHPVRWNP
- a CDS encoding TRAP transporter substrate-binding protein, whose product is MVKNRCYWEDIYLAANLRAPRTGGFVRCHLIRALPAAASARRAALSCALALAALPGGAAPAEPALPASPPASSASAPGAAAPYRLRIVGNLGALSQYSRREAPFWTRDLPRLSGGRFTASIVPFDRAGVPGIEMLRLIELGVVPLGTVLMSSLTAQYPQYTAADLPALNPTLADLRASVQAFRPYLQDELRRHHHFEMLAVYVYPAQVLFCKSALSGLADLKGRRVRVSSAAQADFIASLGGVAVYTGFGQIVPSLQAGDSECAITGTMSGNTLGLHRMTHYLHTLPITWGLSFFGANDEAWAAMPPELRALLMRELPRLEDAIWRDAEAETEEGVACNSGAPACVHGEKGSMVVVPLSPEDDARRLRLLSESVLPSWLRRCGDGCAAVWRRTVGRVRGIPAPETP
- a CDS encoding EAL domain-containing protein, coding for MVALSVRLQWAVSAAVAALVLGIAGAAAGLIVNARHVAVAESDTQVARFAAGAEAALNRALLGLDVLLASTDDMIELWSERMPRTDPEFIGKLLRSASRQNILVRSVVLIDQRRNVVAASDAMGSRVLQELPAGFFDEAMSQGMPTLLLSALTVSFASSERILYAARPIRSQQGERLLAVLQVPVSMLAAVLAQGADIPGLEVTLERGRGELIIGTSGRGEARSRARVSPLGDDAPASSAWDQPARLTGMPALVVARPILYPGLWITASLPEASALASWRSERNAIAAVAALLIATALAAGGFAMAYLRRISRARNDLARSKATLEQALGSMVSGFVLLDSGHRVLQWNQRYEEIFPWLRSMMEVGLPFRSVLEATSRYYLPEADEAMRREWVEQRLLLQRETRGTHEQMLPNGHFIQITERATPEGGLMITYHDVTDMRRASAEIENLAFYDPLTGLPNRRLLLDRLHQALATAQRSHQFGALLFLDLDQFKTLNDTQGHEMGDLLLQQVALRLRVCARPADTVARLGGDEFVVMMGDLSHDRQEAASIARRIGEKILHAVAQPYHLQLQVHQNTCSVGAAIFGDQRQTAADLLKQADIAMYQVKARRGNALCFFDPQMQVVISQRARLEADLQAAIAAQEFVLYYQPQVSRKGEVIGAEGLLRWKHPERGLIAPGEFIAVAEESELIVPIGQWVLRTACAQLAAWSSDPRLSNLHIAVNVSARQFRHPDFVASVVEALQHAGVKPHLLELELTESLVLDNVDDSVAKMHLLRTKGVRFSVDDFGTGYSSLAYLTRLPLHQLKIDQSFVRNLGKRPTDDVIVQTIIGMARNLDLEVIAEGVETQEQRDFLDRHGCDLYQGYLFARPMPAQDFLIRYGAVASEQPE